The Thunnus thynnus chromosome 22, fThuThy2.1, whole genome shotgun sequence genome includes a window with the following:
- the shroom4 gene encoding protein Shroom4 isoform X1, with translation METVEQLVSFHHIQVQLTGGAPWGFTLKGGLEHGEPLIITKIEDGGKAAQCKKLKVGDELININGSALYGSRQEALILIKGSYRILKLAVRRRSVPLIRPHSWHLAKLSELSLPPPPPPPSPPPPPPPPPPPPPPSCLPSAESPPLPPPPPPSAMQLHPGPYTLPWHTTDNSDLSMQWGQLSRPYSSTDRSSSLGSMESLDTPTPTTQPYSDSHNSPVDPVLFNNKRDSAYSSFSASSNTSDYATVPLRPGEACSMDNLLQSLGPACRGYPGGDASTLGSSSGEAQDEAHLIVLKSRSLTRPRPRPVELKERPSSCCYEAERRGGDFDILRNGERGTGRKMNPPQPPTRKDSFKATRSRPNAANKRCASAPIEISSVYYDENKTSLNVESGVHNGFTVPEEGDKTVNFKANTIESYYIQTQTKELGPIRCDTSGKRDYNSETNSDHLSDTVRANSSPGPGSLPAESPMEVQEHSHIMHSDTTHSSTGLHRHSAPDKLLATQLQLLQFNSDSSSLEPYNPSYPADPSLSPCSSQWSHSALQPTTENQEASHNHLAPSSKWGGSRCSTPGSVFLEGDGGEEDSSDRVDGMGVNGNSLSPIQHHHPWGRSVSVPGDPTGSSTQGRLGPDQILERDFEPLSAAASMDTLLEEQRAVDRGMRGGKKEENVEGVVVMKKSDAARNHRRNRRRSERFATNLRNEIQRKKAQLQRSRGPGGLLCSGETVQEEEGPDLHEDGEEPDLQAQERINKVAFASPVSPPDARTTAPVEKSNTSNEQNHDVSQTQLQSTSYSQNNISRSVQILDPGVPNFGVGIRVVEEPAPAGKARRWRWTPEHKLQPEPEPDRRCGVSGEKVLGVTRSRHGVCAFTSSSTTSSYGRSSSCSRIEESDILPFADRMKFFEGMSGPDVSNLSSRRQKKPPHNLEHQGGERGQYPSQRRYSYQGGLQQENTLLPNTMEARRQSVSTSRERQKEKEREQAREMEERAREREREERLRERERQQEKERQEREIELERARLREIQREREREERARQWERERERELELEREKEMERAKEKERLKKEREKELEREREKEMEENAQLASHQDFIHKDNFHNFHPKPQAFSHGQNQVPRSAFYPVNTPSQPLEKQQPLHQGYTARSYTPTETYPARQQETTKLNRKYSLTERDYPSWRRESRPPDGINQHYQHPQQGRWAPRQLDGSSDDRNGYAYAPPPAPLSLRGRAMSENDLRFDSSHRWSPSIFSATSQTLSEVEEGAAGVRGGDAASAARLNRKKTPPPPRPPPPKWEQFHRRRASHHTMFPPSPSSAVPPHHHSIPPSLDPAEGNLPYVPPPETSRQRSYSLPPQRQDVTESCSHCSCNQTQERTYSQAPSNQNQPPLHEQPFPHATSNQNQAQYQERPFSIAPPSPMFSRRAFRPVAPPHRERDGNLRNTHGGQQERADVLSARPPPAAPNSVNSLYEMDTSRSPDQDRTAARPHKQQPSVRPGAEWERAPSPRVHSDTARPPVLENGGVGGVWDYEQQQQQQQQQQVCMNRGFQSVEPQRIPEPGAESETTLSPSPVHSLEAELDVPMETDIDDFQEEERLLVENEPITSELPCFALPVTVLETDIDTLADSEASPSSRTRAESGSLEEELEVGESSLEELFPQSNEGESGTENWRGAYQTTEHNTDSLDRRSGASSSCSSYYSTSAAKAQLLSQMKDFTDNRERDDDELTYKKQLMESLRKKLGVLREAQRGLQDDIRANAQLGEEVESMVVAVCKPNEVDKFRMFIGDLDKVVSLLLSLSGRLLRVETTLDTLDPEAEHHERLPLLEKKRQLMRQLSEAQDLKDHVDRREQAVSRVLARCLSPEHHRDYSHFVKMKAALLVEQRQLEDKIRLGEEQLRGLRESLGLGMGMGMGMSMGYGHY, from the exons TGACTTGTCCATGCAGTGGGGTCAGCTGTCCAGACCTTACTCGTCCACCGACCGAAGCAGTTCCCTGGGCTCCATGGAGAGCTTGGACACACCCACGCCCACCACACAGCCATACTCCGACTCCCACAATTCACCTGTCGACCCAGTCCTCTTCAACAACAAGAGAGATTCCGCCTACAGCTCCTTCTCTGCCAGCTCAAACACATCCGACTACGCCACGGTGCCGCTGAGGCCTGGTGAAGCCTGCTCCATGGATAACCTCCTCCAAAGCCTTGGGCCAGCTTGTCGAGGCTACCCCGGCGGTGATGCCTCAACCCTAGGGAGTTCATCTGGCGAGGCCCAGGATGAGGCACACCTGATCGTACTGAAGTCCAGGTCGCTGACTAGGCCGAGACCGAGGCCTGTCGAGTTAAAAGAGAGGCCGTCCTCCTGCTGTTATGAGgcggagaggaggggaggagactTTGATATCTTAAGAAATGGAGAAAGGGGAACAGGAAGAAAGATGAACCCTCCTCAACCTCCAACCAGGAAGGACAGTTTCAAGGCAACCCGGAGTCGCCCTAATGCTGCCAACAAACGTTGCGCCTCTGCTCCAATTGAAATCTCCAGTGTCTACTATGATGAAAACAAGACCTCTCTAAATGTTGAATCAGGAGTTCATAATGGCTTCACTGTACCAGAAGAAGGTGACAAAACTGTGAATTTCAAAGCAAATACCATAGAATCCTACTATATCCAAACTCAGACTAAAGAACTTGGACCAATCAGATGTGATACTAGTGGTAAAAGAGACTACAATTCAGAGACAAACTCAGAtcacctctctgacacagtgAGGGCCAACTCCTCACCTGGTCCTGGTTCCTTACCTGCAGAATCCCCAATGGAGGTTCAAGAGCACTCTCATATTATGCACTCCGACACCACGCACTCCTCTACGGGACTTCACCGGCACAGTGCCCCCGACAAGCTCCTCGCTACACAACTTCAGTTATTGCAGTTTAACAGTGACAGCTCGTCATTGGAGCCTTACAATCCGTCGTACCCCGCAGATCCCTCTTTGTCTCCTTGTAGCAGCCAGTGGTCCCATTCGGCACTACAGCCCACAACGGAGAACCAAGAAGCTTCTCACAATCACCTGGCCCCATCAAGCAAGTGGGGAGGCAGCCGATGCTCAACCCCAGGATCTGTATTCTTGGAAGGGGATGGCGGTGAAGAAGATTCAAGTGACAGGGTGGATGGGATGGGTGTGAATGGCAATTCCCTCTCCCCGATTCAGCATCACCACCCCTGGGGCCGCTCTGTGAGTGTACCAGGGGACCCCACTGGATCATCAACCCAGGGAAGGTTGGGCCCTGACCAGATACTGGAGAGAGATTTTGAGCCTCTTAGTGCTGCTGCAAGTATGGACACATTACTGGAGGAGCAGAGAGCAGTGGACAGAGggatgagaggagggaaaaaagaggagaatgTAGAAGGAGTGGTAGTGATGAAGAAGTCAGACGCGGCCAGGAACCATAGACGAAACCGTCGTCGCAGTGAGCGTTTTGCTACTAACCTCCGCAATGAGATTCAGAGGAAGAAGGCCCAGCTTCAGAGGAGCCGGGGCCCAGGAGGTTTGCTTTGTAGTGGTGAGACTgtccaggaggaggagggtccAGACCTCCATGAGGATGGGGAAGAACCAGACCTGCAAGCCCAGGAAAGAATTAACAAAGTTGCATTTGCCTCACCTGTTAGTCCCCCAGATGCCCGGACCACAGCACCAGTTGAAAAATCTAACACATCAAATGAACAAAACCATGATGTCTCACAGACTCAACTCCAGTCCACAAGCTACAGTCAAAACAACATATCCAGGTCTGTTCAGATTCTGGACCCAGGCGTGCCCAATTTTGGTGTTGGCATCCGAGTTGTGGAGGAACCAGCTCCCGCTGGCAAAGCCCGTCGCTGGCGTTGGACTCCTGAGCATAAACTCCAACCAGAGCCCGAACCAGACAGACGGTGTGGAGTCTCGGGTGAGAAGGTGTTAGGTGTCACAAGGTCAAGGCATGGAGTTTGTGCCTTCACCTCCTcgtccaccacctcctcctacGGTCGCTCCTCGTCCTGTTCTCGGATAGAGGAGTCAGATATCCTTCCGTTTGCAGATAGAATGAAGTTTTTTGAGGGTATGTCTGGGCCAGATGTCTCAAATCTGTCAAGTCGCAGGCAGAAGAAGCCGCCCCACAATCTGGAGCACCAAGGAGGGGAGCGTGGTCAGTACCCAAGCCAAAGGAGATACTCCTACCAGGGAGGACTTCAGCAGGAAAATACTCTGCTTCCAAACACTATGGAAGCCAGGAGGCAGTCTGTTAGTACcagcagagagaggcagaaagagaaggagagggaacAAGCGAGAGAAATGGAGGAGAGGGCAAGGGAAcgagagagggaagaaaggttgagggaaagggagaggcagcaggagaaggaaagacaggagagagaaatagaacTGGAAAGGGCAAGGCTGAGGGAGATTCAGCGGGAGAGGGAACGAGAAGAGAGGGCGAGACAGTgggaaagggaaagagagagggagcttgagctggaaagagaaaaagagatggagagggcAAAGGAGAAGGAACGtctcaaaaaagaaagagagaaagagctcgagagagaaagagagaaggaaatggaggaaaatgCCCAGCTCGCATCACATCAAGACTTCATACACAAGGACAACTTCCACAACTTCCATCCCAAGCCTCAGGCGTTCTCCCACGGCCAGAATCAAGTCCCACGATCTGCTTTTTACCCAGTCAACACCCCTTCGCAGCCTCTGGAGAAACAGCAACCTTTGCACCAGGGCTACACAGCGAGGAGCTACACGCCTACAGAA ACGTATCCCGCCCGGCAACAGGAAACGACCAAGCTCAACAGGAAGTACAGCCTGACTGAGAG GGACTACCCAAGCTGGAGACGGGAGTCCAGACCTCCAGACGGCATCAATCAGCATTATCAGCACCCCCAACAGGGTCGTTGGGCCCCCAGACAGCTCGACGGGAGCAGCGATGACCGCAACGGATACGCATACGCTCCCCCGCCAGCCCCTCTCTCACTCCGGGGACGAGCCATGTCCGAAAACGACCTCCGCTTTGACAGCAGCCACCGCTGGTCGCCGTCTATTTTCTCGGCGACCAGCCAGACCCTGAGCGAGGTGGAGGAAGGAGCGGCCGGTGTCAGGGGAGGAGATGCGGCAAGCGCTGCTAGGCTAAACAGGAAGAAGACTCCACCTCCCCCGAGACCACCGCCCCCGAAGTGGGAGCAGTTTCACCGCAGGCGTGCGTCTCATCACACCATGTTCcccccctctccttcctctgctgtTCCTCCGCACCATcactccatccctccctccctcgaCCCCGCAGAGGGAAACCTTCCTTACGTCCCTCCACCTGAAACGTCCAGGCAGAGGTCCTACAGTCTTCCCCCGCAGAGGCAGGATGTCACGGAGAGCTGCTCGCACTGCAGCTGCAACCAAACCCAAGAACGCACATATTCTCAAGCCCCATCCAATCAGAATCAACCACCGTTACACGAACAGCCCTTTCCCCACGCTACGTCCAATCAGAATCAGGCTCAATATCAGGAACGCCCCTTTTCAATCGCTCCGCCCAGTCCTATGTTCTCCAGACGGGCCTTCAGGCCGGTGGCTCCGCCccacagagagagggatgggAACTTGAGGAACACGCATGGCGGACAGCAGGAGAGGGCGGATGTTTTATCTGCTCGACCTCCACCTGCAGCACCGAACAGTGTGAACAG TTTATATGAGATGGACACCAGCCGCAGCCCAGACCAGGACAGAACAGCAGCGAGACCTCACAAACAGCAGCCCAGCGTGAGACCCGGAGCCGAGTGGGAGCGAGCTCCGTCTCCCAGAGTTCATAGCGACACGGCGCGTCCACCTGTTTTAGAGAATGGAGGCGTCGGTGGGGTCTGGGACtacgagcagcagcagcagcagcagcagcagcagcaggtctgtATGAACAGAGGCTTCCAGAGTGTCGAACCGCAGAGGATCCCCGAACCAGGAGCCGAATCGGAGACGACCCTCAGCCCGAGCCCCGTGCACAGCCTGGAGGCAGAGCTGGACGTCCCCATGGAAACGGACATCGATGACTTCCAGGAAGAGGAGAGACTCCTGGTAGAAAACGAGCCGATCACCAGCGAGCTCCCCTGCTTCGCGCTGCCAGTCACGGTCCTGGAGACGGACATCGACACCTTGGCGGATTCAGAGGCGTCGCCGTCGAGTAGGACGAGGGCGGAGAGCGGGTcgctggaggaggagctggaggtcGGGGAGAGCAGCCTGGAGGAGCTCTTCCCCCAGAGCAACGAGGGAGAGTCGGGCACGGAGAACTGGAGAGGAGCCTACCAAACCACGGAGCACAACACCGACAGCTTGGATAG GCGGTCTGGTGCGAGCTCCAGCTGTTCGTCCTATTACAGCACGTCAGCAGCCAAGGCACAGCTCCTGTCGCAGATGAAGGACTTCACCGATAACAGAGAGAGGGACGACGACGAGCTGACCTACAAG AAACAGCTGATGGAGAGCCTCCGTAAGAAGCTGGGAGTGCTGAGAGAAGCTCAGAGGGGACTGCAGGACGACATCAGAGCCAACGCACAGCtgggagaggag GTGGAGAGCATGGTGGTGGCGGTGTGTAAGCCCAACGAGGTGGACAAGTTCCGCATGTTCATCGGCGATCTGGACAAGGTTGTCAGTTTGCTGCTGTCGCTGTCGGGGAGGCTGCTGAGAGTGGAGACCACGCTGGATACACTGGACCCCGAGGCGGAGCACCACGAGagg CTCCCCCTGCTGGAGAAGAAGCGTCAGCTCATGAGGCAACTGTCAGAGGCCCAGGACCTGAAGGACCACGTCGACCGCAGAGAGCAGGCCGTCAGCCGGGTGCTGGCCCGCTGCCTCTCCCCCGAACACCACAGAGACTACAG CCACTTTGTGAAGATGAAGGCCGCCCTGCTGGTGGAGCAGAGGCAGCTGGAGGACAAGATCCGGCTGGGAGAGGAGCAGCTGAGGGGGCTGAGGGAGAGCCTGGGACTTGGGATGGGGATGGGAATGGGAATGTCAATGGGATACGGACACTATTaa
- the shroom4 gene encoding protein Shroom4 isoform X2, with the protein MQLHPGPYTLPWHTTDNSDLSMQWGQLSRPYSSTDRSSSLGSMESLDTPTPTTQPYSDSHNSPVDPVLFNNKRDSAYSSFSASSNTSDYATVPLRPGEACSMDNLLQSLGPACRGYPGGDASTLGSSSGEAQDEAHLIVLKSRSLTRPRPRPVELKERPSSCCYEAERRGGDFDILRNGERGTGRKMNPPQPPTRKDSFKATRSRPNAANKRCASAPIEISSVYYDENKTSLNVESGVHNGFTVPEEGDKTVNFKANTIESYYIQTQTKELGPIRCDTSGKRDYNSETNSDHLSDTVRANSSPGPGSLPAESPMEVQEHSHIMHSDTTHSSTGLHRHSAPDKLLATQLQLLQFNSDSSSLEPYNPSYPADPSLSPCSSQWSHSALQPTTENQEASHNHLAPSSKWGGSRCSTPGSVFLEGDGGEEDSSDRVDGMGVNGNSLSPIQHHHPWGRSVSVPGDPTGSSTQGRLGPDQILERDFEPLSAAASMDTLLEEQRAVDRGMRGGKKEENVEGVVVMKKSDAARNHRRNRRRSERFATNLRNEIQRKKAQLQRSRGPGGLLCSGETVQEEEGPDLHEDGEEPDLQAQERINKVAFASPVSPPDARTTAPVEKSNTSNEQNHDVSQTQLQSTSYSQNNISRSVQILDPGVPNFGVGIRVVEEPAPAGKARRWRWTPEHKLQPEPEPDRRCGVSGEKVLGVTRSRHGVCAFTSSSTTSSYGRSSSCSRIEESDILPFADRMKFFEGMSGPDVSNLSSRRQKKPPHNLEHQGGERGQYPSQRRYSYQGGLQQENTLLPNTMEARRQSVSTSRERQKEKEREQAREMEERAREREREERLRERERQQEKERQEREIELERARLREIQREREREERARQWERERERELELEREKEMERAKEKERLKKEREKELEREREKEMEENAQLASHQDFIHKDNFHNFHPKPQAFSHGQNQVPRSAFYPVNTPSQPLEKQQPLHQGYTARSYTPTETYPARQQETTKLNRKYSLTERDYPSWRRESRPPDGINQHYQHPQQGRWAPRQLDGSSDDRNGYAYAPPPAPLSLRGRAMSENDLRFDSSHRWSPSIFSATSQTLSEVEEGAAGVRGGDAASAARLNRKKTPPPPRPPPPKWEQFHRRRASHHTMFPPSPSSAVPPHHHSIPPSLDPAEGNLPYVPPPETSRQRSYSLPPQRQDVTESCSHCSCNQTQERTYSQAPSNQNQPPLHEQPFPHATSNQNQAQYQERPFSIAPPSPMFSRRAFRPVAPPHRERDGNLRNTHGGQQERADVLSARPPPAAPNSVNSLYEMDTSRSPDQDRTAARPHKQQPSVRPGAEWERAPSPRVHSDTARPPVLENGGVGGVWDYEQQQQQQQQQQVCMNRGFQSVEPQRIPEPGAESETTLSPSPVHSLEAELDVPMETDIDDFQEEERLLVENEPITSELPCFALPVTVLETDIDTLADSEASPSSRTRAESGSLEEELEVGESSLEELFPQSNEGESGTENWRGAYQTTEHNTDSLDRRSGASSSCSSYYSTSAAKAQLLSQMKDFTDNRERDDDELTYKKQLMESLRKKLGVLREAQRGLQDDIRANAQLGEEVESMVVAVCKPNEVDKFRMFIGDLDKVVSLLLSLSGRLLRVETTLDTLDPEAEHHERLPLLEKKRQLMRQLSEAQDLKDHVDRREQAVSRVLARCLSPEHHRDYSHFVKMKAALLVEQRQLEDKIRLGEEQLRGLRESLGLGMGMGMGMSMGYGHY; encoded by the exons TGACTTGTCCATGCAGTGGGGTCAGCTGTCCAGACCTTACTCGTCCACCGACCGAAGCAGTTCCCTGGGCTCCATGGAGAGCTTGGACACACCCACGCCCACCACACAGCCATACTCCGACTCCCACAATTCACCTGTCGACCCAGTCCTCTTCAACAACAAGAGAGATTCCGCCTACAGCTCCTTCTCTGCCAGCTCAAACACATCCGACTACGCCACGGTGCCGCTGAGGCCTGGTGAAGCCTGCTCCATGGATAACCTCCTCCAAAGCCTTGGGCCAGCTTGTCGAGGCTACCCCGGCGGTGATGCCTCAACCCTAGGGAGTTCATCTGGCGAGGCCCAGGATGAGGCACACCTGATCGTACTGAAGTCCAGGTCGCTGACTAGGCCGAGACCGAGGCCTGTCGAGTTAAAAGAGAGGCCGTCCTCCTGCTGTTATGAGgcggagaggaggggaggagactTTGATATCTTAAGAAATGGAGAAAGGGGAACAGGAAGAAAGATGAACCCTCCTCAACCTCCAACCAGGAAGGACAGTTTCAAGGCAACCCGGAGTCGCCCTAATGCTGCCAACAAACGTTGCGCCTCTGCTCCAATTGAAATCTCCAGTGTCTACTATGATGAAAACAAGACCTCTCTAAATGTTGAATCAGGAGTTCATAATGGCTTCACTGTACCAGAAGAAGGTGACAAAACTGTGAATTTCAAAGCAAATACCATAGAATCCTACTATATCCAAACTCAGACTAAAGAACTTGGACCAATCAGATGTGATACTAGTGGTAAAAGAGACTACAATTCAGAGACAAACTCAGAtcacctctctgacacagtgAGGGCCAACTCCTCACCTGGTCCTGGTTCCTTACCTGCAGAATCCCCAATGGAGGTTCAAGAGCACTCTCATATTATGCACTCCGACACCACGCACTCCTCTACGGGACTTCACCGGCACAGTGCCCCCGACAAGCTCCTCGCTACACAACTTCAGTTATTGCAGTTTAACAGTGACAGCTCGTCATTGGAGCCTTACAATCCGTCGTACCCCGCAGATCCCTCTTTGTCTCCTTGTAGCAGCCAGTGGTCCCATTCGGCACTACAGCCCACAACGGAGAACCAAGAAGCTTCTCACAATCACCTGGCCCCATCAAGCAAGTGGGGAGGCAGCCGATGCTCAACCCCAGGATCTGTATTCTTGGAAGGGGATGGCGGTGAAGAAGATTCAAGTGACAGGGTGGATGGGATGGGTGTGAATGGCAATTCCCTCTCCCCGATTCAGCATCACCACCCCTGGGGCCGCTCTGTGAGTGTACCAGGGGACCCCACTGGATCATCAACCCAGGGAAGGTTGGGCCCTGACCAGATACTGGAGAGAGATTTTGAGCCTCTTAGTGCTGCTGCAAGTATGGACACATTACTGGAGGAGCAGAGAGCAGTGGACAGAGggatgagaggagggaaaaaagaggagaatgTAGAAGGAGTGGTAGTGATGAAGAAGTCAGACGCGGCCAGGAACCATAGACGAAACCGTCGTCGCAGTGAGCGTTTTGCTACTAACCTCCGCAATGAGATTCAGAGGAAGAAGGCCCAGCTTCAGAGGAGCCGGGGCCCAGGAGGTTTGCTTTGTAGTGGTGAGACTgtccaggaggaggagggtccAGACCTCCATGAGGATGGGGAAGAACCAGACCTGCAAGCCCAGGAAAGAATTAACAAAGTTGCATTTGCCTCACCTGTTAGTCCCCCAGATGCCCGGACCACAGCACCAGTTGAAAAATCTAACACATCAAATGAACAAAACCATGATGTCTCACAGACTCAACTCCAGTCCACAAGCTACAGTCAAAACAACATATCCAGGTCTGTTCAGATTCTGGACCCAGGCGTGCCCAATTTTGGTGTTGGCATCCGAGTTGTGGAGGAACCAGCTCCCGCTGGCAAAGCCCGTCGCTGGCGTTGGACTCCTGAGCATAAACTCCAACCAGAGCCCGAACCAGACAGACGGTGTGGAGTCTCGGGTGAGAAGGTGTTAGGTGTCACAAGGTCAAGGCATGGAGTTTGTGCCTTCACCTCCTcgtccaccacctcctcctacGGTCGCTCCTCGTCCTGTTCTCGGATAGAGGAGTCAGATATCCTTCCGTTTGCAGATAGAATGAAGTTTTTTGAGGGTATGTCTGGGCCAGATGTCTCAAATCTGTCAAGTCGCAGGCAGAAGAAGCCGCCCCACAATCTGGAGCACCAAGGAGGGGAGCGTGGTCAGTACCCAAGCCAAAGGAGATACTCCTACCAGGGAGGACTTCAGCAGGAAAATACTCTGCTTCCAAACACTATGGAAGCCAGGAGGCAGTCTGTTAGTACcagcagagagaggcagaaagagaaggagagggaacAAGCGAGAGAAATGGAGGAGAGGGCAAGGGAAcgagagagggaagaaaggttgagggaaagggagaggcagcaggagaaggaaagacaggagagagaaatagaacTGGAAAGGGCAAGGCTGAGGGAGATTCAGCGGGAGAGGGAACGAGAAGAGAGGGCGAGACAGTgggaaagggaaagagagagggagcttgagctggaaagagaaaaagagatggagagggcAAAGGAGAAGGAACGtctcaaaaaagaaagagagaaagagctcgagagagaaagagagaaggaaatggaggaaaatgCCCAGCTCGCATCACATCAAGACTTCATACACAAGGACAACTTCCACAACTTCCATCCCAAGCCTCAGGCGTTCTCCCACGGCCAGAATCAAGTCCCACGATCTGCTTTTTACCCAGTCAACACCCCTTCGCAGCCTCTGGAGAAACAGCAACCTTTGCACCAGGGCTACACAGCGAGGAGCTACACGCCTACAGAA ACGTATCCCGCCCGGCAACAGGAAACGACCAAGCTCAACAGGAAGTACAGCCTGACTGAGAG GGACTACCCAAGCTGGAGACGGGAGTCCAGACCTCCAGACGGCATCAATCAGCATTATCAGCACCCCCAACAGGGTCGTTGGGCCCCCAGACAGCTCGACGGGAGCAGCGATGACCGCAACGGATACGCATACGCTCCCCCGCCAGCCCCTCTCTCACTCCGGGGACGAGCCATGTCCGAAAACGACCTCCGCTTTGACAGCAGCCACCGCTGGTCGCCGTCTATTTTCTCGGCGACCAGCCAGACCCTGAGCGAGGTGGAGGAAGGAGCGGCCGGTGTCAGGGGAGGAGATGCGGCAAGCGCTGCTAGGCTAAACAGGAAGAAGACTCCACCTCCCCCGAGACCACCGCCCCCGAAGTGGGAGCAGTTTCACCGCAGGCGTGCGTCTCATCACACCATGTTCcccccctctccttcctctgctgtTCCTCCGCACCATcactccatccctccctccctcgaCCCCGCAGAGGGAAACCTTCCTTACGTCCCTCCACCTGAAACGTCCAGGCAGAGGTCCTACAGTCTTCCCCCGCAGAGGCAGGATGTCACGGAGAGCTGCTCGCACTGCAGCTGCAACCAAACCCAAGAACGCACATATTCTCAAGCCCCATCCAATCAGAATCAACCACCGTTACACGAACAGCCCTTTCCCCACGCTACGTCCAATCAGAATCAGGCTCAATATCAGGAACGCCCCTTTTCAATCGCTCCGCCCAGTCCTATGTTCTCCAGACGGGCCTTCAGGCCGGTGGCTCCGCCccacagagagagggatgggAACTTGAGGAACACGCATGGCGGACAGCAGGAGAGGGCGGATGTTTTATCTGCTCGACCTCCACCTGCAGCACCGAACAGTGTGAACAG TTTATATGAGATGGACACCAGCCGCAGCCCAGACCAGGACAGAACAGCAGCGAGACCTCACAAACAGCAGCCCAGCGTGAGACCCGGAGCCGAGTGGGAGCGAGCTCCGTCTCCCAGAGTTCATAGCGACACGGCGCGTCCACCTGTTTTAGAGAATGGAGGCGTCGGTGGGGTCTGGGACtacgagcagcagcagcagcagcagcagcagcagcaggtctgtATGAACAGAGGCTTCCAGAGTGTCGAACCGCAGAGGATCCCCGAACCAGGAGCCGAATCGGAGACGACCCTCAGCCCGAGCCCCGTGCACAGCCTGGAGGCAGAGCTGGACGTCCCCATGGAAACGGACATCGATGACTTCCAGGAAGAGGAGAGACTCCTGGTAGAAAACGAGCCGATCACCAGCGAGCTCCCCTGCTTCGCGCTGCCAGTCACGGTCCTGGAGACGGACATCGACACCTTGGCGGATTCAGAGGCGTCGCCGTCGAGTAGGACGAGGGCGGAGAGCGGGTcgctggaggaggagctggaggtcGGGGAGAGCAGCCTGGAGGAGCTCTTCCCCCAGAGCAACGAGGGAGAGTCGGGCACGGAGAACTGGAGAGGAGCCTACCAAACCACGGAGCACAACACCGACAGCTTGGATAG GCGGTCTGGTGCGAGCTCCAGCTGTTCGTCCTATTACAGCACGTCAGCAGCCAAGGCACAGCTCCTGTCGCAGATGAAGGACTTCACCGATAACAGAGAGAGGGACGACGACGAGCTGACCTACAAG AAACAGCTGATGGAGAGCCTCCGTAAGAAGCTGGGAGTGCTGAGAGAAGCTCAGAGGGGACTGCAGGACGACATCAGAGCCAACGCACAGCtgggagaggag GTGGAGAGCATGGTGGTGGCGGTGTGTAAGCCCAACGAGGTGGACAAGTTCCGCATGTTCATCGGCGATCTGGACAAGGTTGTCAGTTTGCTGCTGTCGCTGTCGGGGAGGCTGCTGAGAGTGGAGACCACGCTGGATACACTGGACCCCGAGGCGGAGCACCACGAGagg CTCCCCCTGCTGGAGAAGAAGCGTCAGCTCATGAGGCAACTGTCAGAGGCCCAGGACCTGAAGGACCACGTCGACCGCAGAGAGCAGGCCGTCAGCCGGGTGCTGGCCCGCTGCCTCTCCCCCGAACACCACAGAGACTACAG CCACTTTGTGAAGATGAAGGCCGCCCTGCTGGTGGAGCAGAGGCAGCTGGAGGACAAGATCCGGCTGGGAGAGGAGCAGCTGAGGGGGCTGAGGGAGAGCCTGGGACTTGGGATGGGGATGGGAATGGGAATGTCAATGGGATACGGACACTATTaa